The stretch of DNA CCTGACGCGCGGCATGCTCGAGCAGCGGATCCGGGTCCCCATCACCGAGGCCGTCTCACGGGTCGGTGACGACTCGGTCGCGAACTTCGCCATCACGGTCAACCCCGACATGGCGTCCGAGCCGCGGGTCGACCCCGTCGTCGCGAGCCACGTCCCCGAGTACGCGGAACCCGTGCAGGCCCCGGTGGAGCAGAGCGCAGCACCGCGGCAGTACATCGAGGCGCCGTTCGTGCCGAGCCAGATCGACTCCCCGGGCACCGGCGGTCGCCCGGAATCGCGGCTCAACCCGAAGTACAACTTCGACAACTTCGTCATCGGCTCGTCGAACCGCTTCGCGCACGCCGCCGCGGTCGCCGTGGCCGAGGCGCCGGCGAAGGCGTACAACCCGCTCTTCATCTACGGCGACTCGGGCCTCGGCAAGACGCACCTGCTGCACGCGATCGGCCACTACGCGGAGAGCCTGTACCCGGGCATCCGCGTCCGCTACGTGTCGAGCGAGGAGTTCACCAACGACTTCATCAACTCGATCGCCAACAACCGGTCGAACCAGTTCCAGCAGCGCTACCGCGACATCGACATCCTGCTGATCGACGACATCCAGTTCCTGCAGGGGAAGGACTCCACGCAGGAGGCCTTCTTCCACACGTTCAACACGCTGCACGACCACAACAAGCAGGTCGTCATCACGTCGGACGTTGCGCCGAAGCACCTCACCGGCTTCGAGGACCGGATGCGCTCGCGGTTCGAGTGGGGCCTGATCACCGACGTGCAGGCGCCGGACCTCGAGACGCGCATCGCGATCCTGCGGAAGAAGGCGCAGTCCGACCACCTGCAGGTGCCCGACGACATCCTCGAGTTCATGGCGTCGAAGGTGTCGAGCAACATCCGCGAGCTCGAGGGGACGCTCATCCGCGTCACGGCGTTCGCCAGCCTGAACCGGACGGCCGTGGACATGGCCCTGGTGCAGACGGTCCTGAAGGACCTGATTACCCTCGACGACGACAACGTGATCGCGCCGACGGACATCATCAACCACACCGCGGAGTACTTCAAGCTCTCCGTCGACGACCTCTACGGGTCGTCACGGTCGCAGGCGATCGCGACGGCCCGGCAGATCGCCATGTACCTGTGCCGCGAGATGACGAGCCTGTCGCTGCCGAAGATCGGGCAGTTGTTCGGCAACCGCGACCACACGACGGTCATGTACGCGAACAAGAAGATCACCGAGCTGATGAAGGAGCGTCGGTCGATCTACAACCAGGTCACCGAGCTGACCAGCCGCATCAAGCAGGACCGCCGCTACCGCTGACGCAGACGTGACCAGCTGACGCAGACCCGGTCGGCTGACGAGATCGCGACCATCTGACGGACGGGAGGCACGGTGCGGGACGGCACCGTGCCTCCCGTCCGTCGTCCCGTCGTCAGCCGGACGGCCCGCCCTGCGACCCGCGGATCGGCCCGCCTCGGCACGCATCCACCATCTGAGACGGTTCCATGCGCCGAGTTTCCCCCAGTGTGGAAAGCCTGTGGATAACTGTGGATGACACGCGGTCCTGTTGTTCACAGTTCTGACCCCACCTGTGGAGACTGGGGATGGAAGCGGATAGATGAGATTTGTTCATCCAGACGCCGTCAACACGCGACTCACAACTCACACGTGTGTAGTTCCCTGTGGAGAAGCGGGATGCACAGAGTTATCCACACTGTGCACAGGCGTTAACACCATTGATCCTGGTTAACGATGAAGTTCCGCGGGCCAACCCTGTGGACGGCGGGATGACAAGAAATCCGGGCCCTGCTCCGCTGTGCCACAATGGGGCGGCCGGACAGTCCAACCGATCGACAGGGGTCCCAGCTGTGAAGTTCGAGGTCAACCGGGACGTCTTCTCCGAAGCCGTCTCCTTCGCGGTGAAGCTCCTCCCACAGCGCACGACCCTCCCGATCCTGTCCGGCGTCCTCATCCACGCAGAGGGCGACCGCCTCACGCTGTCGTCGTTCGACTACGAGGTCTCGGCGCAGACCTCGATCACGGCGCAGATCGACGAACCGGGCACGGTGCTCGTCTCCGGCCGGTTGCTCAACGACATCTCCAGCCGGCTGCCGAACGCCCCGGTGACCTTCACCACCGAGGACACGAAGATCTCGGTCACCTGCGGTTCTGCGCACTTCACGCTGCTGTCGATGCCGGTCGAGGAGTACCCGACCCTGCCGGAGATCGGTGAGCAGACCGGGGTCGTCCCGGGCGACGCGTTCTCCGAGGCGGTGTCCCAGGTCGCCGTCGCCGCGAGCCGCGACGACGTCACCCCGGTCATCACCGGCGTGCAGCTCGAGGTCGGCGACAACGACCTGTCGCTCATCGCCACCGACCGCTACCGAGTCGCGGTCCGGACGATCGCGTGGGACTCCGGCCGTGTCGGTTCGGACCCGCTGCACGCGCTCGTCCCGGCGCGCACCCTGCAGGAGGTCGGTCGCACGTTCGGCTCGGCCTCGACCGTGTCCGTCTCGATCAGCGGCTCGTCGGACCGCGAGCTCATCGCCTTCCACGCCGACGACAAGACCGTGACGTCGCTGCTCATCAAGGGCAACTACCCGCCGGTCCGCCGGCTCTTCCCCGAGACGGTCGACGACCACGCGGTGATCAACACTGCGGAGCTCGTCGAGGCCGTCCGACGGGTCTCCCTCGTCCTGGAGCGCGAAGCGGCGCTCCGGTTCTCCTTCTCGGTCGACGGGCTCACGCTCGAGGCGATCGGTTCCGAACAAGCGCAGGCGTCAGAGTCGATCAGTGCGTTGCTGACCGGGGAGGAAACGGTGGTCTCACTGAAGCCCGCCTTCCTCCTGGACGGGTTGAACGCGGTGCACTCCGAGTTCGTCCGCATCTCCTTCACCAAGACGGAGAACCCCAACAAGCCGGGCCCGGTGCTCATCACCGGCCAGACCTCGCAAGAGGCCCCGGCGACGGACGGATACCGGTACCTGCTGCAGCCCAATCTCCTGCTGCGATAGCGCAACAGCCGTACCACTGCGCTGACGCGCCACTGGCAACCAGCGCGACGACGAACAGAAGAGGAAATCATGCACATCGGTCTTGTCGGCCTCGGTCGCATGGGCAACAACATGCGTGCCCGTCTCCGCAACGCAGGCATCGAGGTCACCGGGTACGACGCGAACCCCGCCGTCTCCGACGTCGCCGACCTCGGCGCACTCGCCGCCGCACTGCCCGAGGGCAAGAAGCTCGTGTGGGTCATGGTCCCGCACGGCAAGATCACCGACGACGTCATCACCGACCTCGCCGGCGTCCTGTCCGAGGGCGACCTCGTGATCGACGGCGGCAACTCGAAGTGGCTGGACGACACGGTCCACGCCGAGCAGCTCGGTGCCAAGGGCATCCGCTACATGGACGCCGGTGTGTCCGGTGGTGTCTGGGGCAAGGACAACGGCTACGGCCTGATGGTCGGTGGCGCCCCCGAGGACGTCGAGTTCGCGATGCCGGTCTTCGACGCGCTCCGCCCCGAGGGCCCGCGCGAGGAGGGCTTCTCGCACGCCGGCCCCGTCGGCGCCGGTCACTACGCCAAGATGGTCCACAACGGCATCGAGTACGCGATCATGCAGGCGTACGGCGAGGGTTACGAGCTCCTCGAGGCCAAGGACATCATCAAGGACGTCCCCGCGGTCTTCGCCGGGTGGCAGCGCGGCACCGTCGTGCGTTCCTGGCTGCTCGACCTCATGGTCCTCGCGCTGAACGAGGACCCGAAGCTCGACGCGATCGAGGGCTACGTCGAGGACTCCGGCGAGGGTCGCTGGACCGTGGAGGAGGCCATCGAGCACGCCGTGCCGATGCCGACCATCTCCGCGTCGATCTTCGCGCGCTTCGTCTCGCGTCAGGGCAGCGCGTCCCCGACGATGAAGGCCGTCGCCGCCCTGCGCAACCAGTTCGGCGGCCACGCCGTCAAGAAGGCGTAGTCCAGGTCACCACCTGAGATCGTCCCGGCCCGCGTGCACGTCGACCACCTGCAACTCACCGACTTCCGGAACTACCGGGAGGCGGACGTCGACCTCGCACGCGGGCCGAACCTCTTCGTCGGGCGGAACGGCCAGGGCAAGACCAACCTGGTCGAGGCGATCGGGTACCTCTCCACCCTCGGCTCGCACCGGGTGCCGACCGACGCGGCCCTCGTCCGGCAGGGCTGCGACGCGGCGATCGTCCGTGCCCGTCTGGCACACGAGGACCGCAGCATCCTGGCCGAGGTGCAGATCAACCGCACCGGGTCCAACCGTGCGCAGGTGAACCGCGCGGCGATCAAGCCCCGCGAGCTGCCTCGGTACTGCACGAGCGTGCTCTTCGCCCCCGAGGACCTGGCACTCGTCCGCGGCGAACCGTCGGGTCGTCGACGGATGCTCGACGAGCTCCTCGGACAGATCGCCCCGCGCATGCAGGGCGTGCTCGCCGACTACGACCGGACCCTGAAGCAGCGGAACACCCTGCTCAAGTCGGCTCGCGCGACCGGTGCACGGTCGGGATCGCTCGCCACGCTCGACGTCTGGGACGACCGGCTCGTCGCGTTCGGCGCGGAGATCATCGCGGCTCGCGACCACCTGACCCGGCGGCTCGCGCCGTTCGTCACCGAGGCCTACGCCACGGTCGCCGGTGAGCGGCACGAGGCCACGATCTCGGGTGTGCTCAGCGTCCGGGGCGGGGACCCGGAGGACGCTGCGGCGACCGACCCGGTGCTCGGGACGCCGGACGGACCCGTGACCGTCGCCGCTGCGGCCGACGCCTTCCGTGGCGCGCTCGAGCGCCGCCGTCGGGACGAACTCGACCGTGGGCTGACCCTCGTCGGGCCGCACCGTGACGACGTGCTCTTCCAGCTGAACGGGTTACCGGCTCGTGGCTACGCGAGTCACGGCGAGTCGTGGTCGTTCGCGCTCGCGATCAAGCTCGCAGGAGCCGCGGTGCTCCGCGCCGAGTCCACGCTCGGGGACCCGATCATCATCCTCGACGACGTCTTCGCCGAGCTCGACGAGTCACGACGTGAGCGGCTCGCCGGCGCGGTGGCCGACTACGAGCAGGTCCTCATCACCGCCGCGGTGTTCGGCGACGTGCCGGAGCAGCTCGCGGCGCACACCGTCCGGATCGAGGCGGGCACGATCGTGGACGACGAGTCCGAGTCGGAGTCCGTGCCCGAGCCGGCGCCCGAGCCCGAGCCGGCGCCCGAGCTGGCGCCCGGATCCCGCCCGGCGCCTGCAGCCGACCCGGACGCCGCCTGATGCCGAAGCCCTGGAAGCCGTCCGAGCCCGCGCGGGTGTACCGCCACCTGCGGGCCGTGTTCGGCGACCCGTCCCTCCGCACCGTCGACGCCCGACGCCGCCGGTCCCGCGAACTCGACGCCGACACCGTCCCCTACGGCAAGGGTCGTGAACCCCGTGGGCTCGGCGACGTGGTCGGTGCCCTCGCGCAGGAGCTCGGCTGGTCGGAACCCCTCGCACGCTCGGAGCTCTTCGTGGACTGGCCGGCGGTGGTCGGTGACGAGCTCGCGAAGCACTCCCGCCCGATGACCATCGACGACGGCACGCTCGTGATCCGCTGCGACTCGACGGCCTGGGCGACGCAGCTCCGGCTGATGCGCGCGACCGTCACCACGACGATCGCCGAGCGGCACCCCGGAGCGGGCGTGCAGTCGATCAGGGTTTCCGGGCCGGACGCCCCCACGTGGAAACGCGGTCCCAGGACCGTCCAGGGGCGCGGCCCTCGCGACACCTACGGCTAGCCAGACGAAATCGTCCTCGGGGACGAAAAAAGCCCGTCTGGAGGCCGGACAAGCCCTCGGGACGGGGGTCCCTGCGGTAGACTGGGGAGTGCAGTGTGCGGGTGTTCCGCGCGCAGGCAGGAGCACCTTCGACATGGCAGCAGAATCTGACGACGACCGGACGATCCCGCAGGGCGAGACCGAACAGGCTCCGCAGGCGGAACCATCGTACGGCGCAGATCAGATCCAGGTGCTCGAGGGGCTCGAGGCCGTCCGCAAGCGCCCCGGCATGTACATCGGTTCGACGGGTCCGCGCGGGCTCCACCACCTGGTGCAGGAGATCGTCGACAACTCCGTGGACGAGGCCCTGGCCGGCTACTGCGACCACATCGACGTCACCATCCGCGAGGACGGCGGCGTCCGGGTCGTCGACAACGGCCGTGGCATCCCGGTGGACACCCACGCGGCCGAGGGCGTCTCGACGCTCCAGGTCGTGCTGACCGTCCTGCACGCGGGCGGCAAGTTCGGCGGCGGTGGGTACGCGGTCTCCGGCGGTCTGCACGGCGTCGGCTCCTCCGTCGTGAACGCCCTGAGCTCCGAGCTCGACGTCGAGGTCCGTCGCCAGGGCCACGTCTGGCGCCAGAGCTACACCGACGGGGTCCCGGTCGCCCCCGTCTCCCAGGACGAGGCGACCGACACCACC from Curtobacterium sp. SGAir0471 encodes:
- the gnd gene encoding phosphogluconate dehydrogenase (NAD(+)-dependent, decarboxylating); the encoded protein is MHIGLVGLGRMGNNMRARLRNAGIEVTGYDANPAVSDVADLGALAAALPEGKKLVWVMVPHGKITDDVITDLAGVLSEGDLVIDGGNSKWLDDTVHAEQLGAKGIRYMDAGVSGGVWGKDNGYGLMVGGAPEDVEFAMPVFDALRPEGPREEGFSHAGPVGAGHYAKMVHNGIEYAIMQAYGEGYELLEAKDIIKDVPAVFAGWQRGTVVRSWLLDLMVLALNEDPKLDAIEGYVEDSGEGRWTVEEAIEHAVPMPTISASIFARFVSRQGSASPTMKAVAALRNQFGGHAVKKA
- a CDS encoding DUF721 domain-containing protein, with protein sequence MPKPWKPSEPARVYRHLRAVFGDPSLRTVDARRRRSRELDADTVPYGKGREPRGLGDVVGALAQELGWSEPLARSELFVDWPAVVGDELAKHSRPMTIDDGTLVIRCDSTAWATQLRLMRATVTTTIAERHPGAGVQSIRVSGPDAPTWKRGPRTVQGRGPRDTYG
- the recF gene encoding DNA replication/repair protein RecF (All proteins in this family for which functions are known are DNA-binding proteins that assist the filamentation of RecA onto DNA for the initiation of recombination or recombinational repair.), encoding MHVDHLQLTDFRNYREADVDLARGPNLFVGRNGQGKTNLVEAIGYLSTLGSHRVPTDAALVRQGCDAAIVRARLAHEDRSILAEVQINRTGSNRAQVNRAAIKPRELPRYCTSVLFAPEDLALVRGEPSGRRRMLDELLGQIAPRMQGVLADYDRTLKQRNTLLKSARATGARSGSLATLDVWDDRLVAFGAEIIAARDHLTRRLAPFVTEAYATVAGERHEATISGVLSVRGGDPEDAAATDPVLGTPDGPVTVAAAADAFRGALERRRRDELDRGLTLVGPHRDDVLFQLNGLPARGYASHGESWSFALAIKLAGAAVLRAESTLGDPIIILDDVFAELDESRRERLAGAVADYEQVLITAAVFGDVPEQLAAHTVRIEAGTIVDDESESESVPEPAPEPEPAPELAPGSRPAPAADPDAA
- the dnaN gene encoding DNA polymerase III subunit beta, with amino-acid sequence MKFEVNRDVFSEAVSFAVKLLPQRTTLPILSGVLIHAEGDRLTLSSFDYEVSAQTSITAQIDEPGTVLVSGRLLNDISSRLPNAPVTFTTEDTKISVTCGSAHFTLLSMPVEEYPTLPEIGEQTGVVPGDAFSEAVSQVAVAASRDDVTPVITGVQLEVGDNDLSLIATDRYRVAVRTIAWDSGRVGSDPLHALVPARTLQEVGRTFGSASTVSVSISGSSDRELIAFHADDKTVTSLLIKGNYPPVRRLFPETVDDHAVINTAELVEAVRRVSLVLEREAALRFSFSVDGLTLEAIGSEQAQASESISALLTGEETVVSLKPAFLLDGLNAVHSEFVRISFTKTENPNKPGPVLITGQTSQEAPATDGYRYLLQPNLLLR
- the dnaA gene encoding chromosomal replication initiator protein DnaA; the encoded protein is MTMPADPVEDLWSSVLGLLSEDDRITPQLHGFLNLVEPKGVLAGTLYLEVPNDLTRGMLEQRIRVPITEAVSRVGDDSVANFAITVNPDMASEPRVDPVVASHVPEYAEPVQAPVEQSAAPRQYIEAPFVPSQIDSPGTGGRPESRLNPKYNFDNFVIGSSNRFAHAAAVAVAEAPAKAYNPLFIYGDSGLGKTHLLHAIGHYAESLYPGIRVRYVSSEEFTNDFINSIANNRSNQFQQRYRDIDILLIDDIQFLQGKDSTQEAFFHTFNTLHDHNKQVVITSDVAPKHLTGFEDRMRSRFEWGLITDVQAPDLETRIAILRKKAQSDHLQVPDDILEFMASKVSSNIRELEGTLIRVTAFASLNRTAVDMALVQTVLKDLITLDDDNVIAPTDIINHTAEYFKLSVDDLYGSSRSQAIATARQIAMYLCREMTSLSLPKIGQLFGNRDHTTVMYANKKITELMKERRSIYNQVTELTSRIKQDRRYR